A window of Mesotoga sp. UBA6090 contains these coding sequences:
- a CDS encoding type II toxin-antitoxin system Phd/YefM family antitoxin, which produces MHYTSKTNTVSMTDLSRSPGKYFRQLESSGDTLLVIKNSEIKYAVMNIETYKKLIEVEELFENSQIAEILKERAVVPKEEYLEVDIDDI; this is translated from the coding sequence ATGCATTACACATCAAAAACCAACACAGTCAGCATGACAGACTTGTCTAGAAGTCCAGGTAAGTATTTCAGGCAGCTAGAAAGCAGTGGCGATACGCTCTTGGTAATCAAGAATAGCGAGATAAAGTATGCCGTTATGAATATTGAGACGTATAAGAAACTAATCGAAGTGGAAGAGCTCTTTGAAAATTCGCAGATAGCGGAGATCCTAAAAGAAAGAGCAGTAGTTCCGAAAGAAGAGTATCTGGAAGTAGATATTGACGACATATGA
- a CDS encoding TOTE conflict system archaeo-eukaryotic primase domain-containing protein — MDNDLQRLKSRIAGLEEANERLRKNSGNQRTGNYTVSHYSSPDEKIALFRSLFFGRQDVYALRWEGANGSYGYQPVCKNIWKKGICRKPQIKCSQCESREFAPLTDRVIYNHLSGEISVGVYPLLEDESCRFFAADLDGDGWEEDAKAFSNVSSSLSIPLYVERSRSGNGCHLWLFFKDAIKASIVRKLGFELLNRVLESRPRLGLGSYDRFFPNQDVLPKGGLGNLIALPLQGTSRKNGNTVFLNDNFAPHADQWAHLSSIERIDSSKIVDVLRELEKSYTEKATNQVRLTKEIFPEEVTLKIDSMISIEKGSLPSSIMNEILKLASFDNPEFFRAQAMRLPTYNKPRRINCADEDENRFLLPRGCLYDLLDLLEKNGVRVNLIDNRSKGSCIEFTFHGKLTQDQDRAASEMLAHEFGILCAPTGTGKTVIALKLIAQRKRGTLILVHRRELLRQWQESACEFLQIPPEEIGQIGLGKKTAKGVLDIALIQTLARNEQTLKSLPDYGQVIVDECQHIPAFTVERVVKSISAKFITGLTASPKRRDGHERILFMQCGPIRHKMSRKGRFFFERTYVSRQTGLVTEVDSKPKEIYKAIETDEDRNALICEDIRRAIEAGRYCLVFSERVKHIEILYEMLSDLKKKIFLLHGKQPRKIQDESLDRFKTEMNGAALLSTGRYLGEGFDDPRLDTLFLTFPISWKGVLQQYAGRLHRESFGKHEVRIYDYVDENVPMLKKMFENRKKGYRALGYRRVMR, encoded by the coding sequence ATGGACAATGATCTCCAGAGACTGAAAAGCCGAATAGCTGGACTTGAAGAGGCCAATGAACGTTTGAGAAAAAACTCGGGAAACCAGAGAACTGGCAATTACACGGTCTCACATTATTCATCGCCCGATGAGAAGATAGCACTTTTCAGATCTCTCTTCTTCGGCAGGCAGGATGTTTACGCGCTTAGATGGGAAGGAGCGAACGGATCTTACGGGTACCAGCCAGTTTGCAAGAACATTTGGAAGAAGGGTATTTGCAGGAAACCTCAGATCAAGTGCTCTCAGTGCGAGTCGAGAGAGTTCGCACCACTTACAGATCGGGTAATCTATAATCATCTTTCAGGGGAGATTTCAGTGGGTGTCTATCCTCTTCTTGAGGACGAATCCTGCAGATTTTTCGCCGCCGATCTAGATGGGGACGGATGGGAAGAGGATGCGAAAGCTTTCTCAAATGTTTCCTCCTCACTTTCGATTCCGTTGTATGTGGAGAGATCAAGATCTGGCAATGGTTGTCATCTTTGGTTATTCTTCAAAGACGCAATTAAGGCCTCTATAGTTCGGAAGCTCGGTTTCGAATTGCTCAATCGGGTTCTTGAGAGCCGGCCAAGATTGGGCTTAGGATCATATGACAGGTTTTTTCCTAATCAAGATGTGCTTCCAAAGGGCGGGCTTGGGAATCTGATAGCTCTTCCCTTGCAGGGAACTTCAAGGAAAAATGGAAATACGGTATTTCTAAACGACAATTTTGCGCCGCACGCAGACCAATGGGCCCATCTCTCATCGATTGAGAGGATTGATTCCTCGAAGATTGTGGATGTTTTGCGCGAACTGGAGAAGAGCTATACAGAAAAAGCGACAAACCAAGTGAGATTAACTAAAGAAATCTTCCCTGAAGAAGTAACGCTGAAAATAGACAGTATGATAAGTATTGAGAAGGGTTCACTTCCCTCCTCAATAATGAATGAGATTCTTAAGTTAGCATCTTTCGATAATCCTGAGTTTTTCAGAGCGCAGGCAATGAGGCTGCCAACATACAACAAGCCAAGACGGATTAACTGTGCAGATGAAGACGAAAACCGCTTCCTGTTGCCCAGAGGTTGCCTGTATGATTTGCTTGATCTTCTAGAAAAGAATGGAGTGCGCGTTAATCTGATCGACAATCGATCCAAGGGAAGTTGTATAGAGTTCACTTTTCACGGTAAATTGACACAGGATCAGGATAGAGCCGCCAGCGAGATGCTCGCCCACGAGTTCGGAATTCTTTGCGCTCCTACTGGTACCGGAAAGACAGTAATTGCTCTAAAGCTAATTGCACAAAGAAAGCGCGGCACACTTATTCTAGTTCATCGAAGAGAGCTCTTACGACAATGGCAGGAAAGCGCTTGCGAGTTTCTTCAGATCCCACCCGAGGAGATAGGACAAATAGGTCTTGGAAAGAAAACCGCAAAAGGTGTCCTGGATATAGCTCTCATACAGACTCTTGCGCGTAACGAACAAACTCTCAAGAGCCTTCCCGATTATGGTCAAGTAATAGTTGATGAATGCCAGCATATACCGGCTTTCACAGTAGAAAGAGTTGTCAAGAGTATTTCCGCTAAGTTCATAACAGGTCTTACTGCCTCACCAAAGAGAAGAGATGGCCACGAAAGAATTTTGTTCATGCAGTGCGGTCCTATAAGACACAAGATGTCTAGAAAGGGAAGGTTCTTCTTTGAACGAACGTATGTGAGCAGACAGACCGGTCTGGTGACAGAAGTAGATTCCAAACCCAAGGAAATTTACAAAGCAATAGAGACCGATGAAGATAGAAATGCCTTGATCTGTGAAGACATCAGGAGGGCTATTGAAGCAGGAAGATACTGCCTTGTCTTCTCCGAAAGGGTTAAACACATTGAGATTCTTTACGAGATGCTAAGCGATCTGAAGAAAAAGATCTTCTTGTTGCACGGCAAACAGCCCAGGAAGATACAAGACGAGTCTCTGGATCGATTCAAGACCGAGATGAACGGTGCAGCGTTGCTATCTACAGGAAGATACCTCGGTGAAGGATTCGATGATCCCAGGCTTGACACTCTCTTTCTCACGTTTCCGATTTCCTGGAAGGGAGTTCTTCAGCAATATGCTGGAAGACTACACAGGGAGAGCTTCGGAAAACATGAAGTCAGAATTTACGATTACGTCGACGAGAATGTGCCCATGTTGAAGAAAATGTTTGAAAACCGCAAGAAGGGATACAGGGCGCTAGGATATAGGCGAGTGATGCGCTGA